A portion of the Cervus elaphus chromosome X, mCerEla1.1, whole genome shotgun sequence genome contains these proteins:
- the LOC122689850 gene encoding melanoma-associated antigen 8-like, with translation MSELSKPEEDLQDPGEAQGPIEVPLLEAEVGESASHLASYYPASSSAPMEALPQEILDRMIGKLMKFLLLKYRAKELTSQAEMLNKVLRDNQEHFPVVFREVSVCLQLVFGVDVKEVDPAEHIYILVPILGLTCDEMLSDGVGLPKAGFLVLVLSMIMRFGDPAPEEAVWGALRRMGVYVGSEQCVFGELRELLTQVWVREGYLRYQQVPDSHPVCYEFLWGPRAYVETSKWQVMAFMRRVNQRALRTFPFLSA, from the coding sequence atgagtgagctcagcaaacccgaggaagaccttcaggacccaggcgaggcccagggccctatcgaggtgccgctcttggaggctgaggtgggggagtccgcatcccacttggcctcctactacccagcatcctcctctgctcctatggaggccttgccccaggaaattctggataggatgataggtaaactgatgaagttcctgctcctcaagtatcgagccaaggagctgacctcccaggcggaaatgctgaataaggtcctcagggataaccaggagcacttcccggtggtcttcagggaagtctcagtgtgcctgcagctggtctttggcgtggacgtgaaagaggtggacccagcggagcacatctacatcttggtccccatcctgggcctcacttgcgatgagatgctgagcgatggggtgggcctgcccaaggccggcttcctggtgctggtcctcagcatgatcatgcggtttggagacccggcccctgaggaggcggtctggggagcactcagaaggatgggggtgtatgttgggagtgagcagtgtgtctttggggagctcagggagcttctgacccaagtgtgggtgcgggaaggatacctgcggtaccagcaggtgcctgacagccaccctgtttgctatgagttcctgtggggtccccgggcctatgtggagaccagcaagtggcaagtcatggcATTTATGCGCAGGGTCAACCAAAGGGCTTTGAGGACCTTCCCATTCCTGTCTGCATAA